One genomic window of Arachis hypogaea cultivar Tifrunner chromosome 8, arahy.Tifrunner.gnm2.J5K5, whole genome shotgun sequence includes the following:
- the LOC112707397 gene encoding choline transporter protein 1, producing MRGPLGAVIGRYSSSDGTTPVGGIIRHNRKCSDIAVLVILIAFWISMIVNSSFGFNQGNPLRLTYGLDYKGNVCGDKHAGLHEVELLYWLNPNQVYQSGLKDSKLKLVDARSICLLDCPVPSEDSLNWVCDYPEGDIRLSMDDWIDSNYNYYEYLTPEMRNSSLQLQGPCYPVIFPSVNVYWTCQFIARASNVSLNHWQQMGGVSINEDIVIDKSIHKYINSRSAVLKRYMADIGKSWPVLIVCGGIIPLFLSVIWLLMIRYFVTAMPWVTVVFFNLLMVSVTMFYYLKVGWIGNNAISPIIGEHDPYIHVSGRELTHLRIGTIMMTFITIVAILTSIAIVRRILIGTSVLKVAAKVIGEVRALITFPVIPYCILAVFYMFWISAALHLFSSGQVVQNNCNSNCCAYDLLEKKVNCDRCCGYSIHYTPHIGIAILFHLFGCYWATQFFIACSSTVIAGSVASYYWARGENSQEIPLLSVISSMKRLMRYNLGSVALGSLTVSFVESIRLLLESMRRKLKVSSYEPDNWIGKAAYRTSQFFLRCIGWIIKSVNRNAYIIIAITGESFFRSSAIATELIMNNILRIGRVNVIGDVILFLGKLCVSLSSAVFAFLMLDTHKYRAAHNKITSPLLPVLVCWIIGYIVATLFFGVVEMSIDTIILSYCQDSEENGTAQYAPPLLMETLNNNQNETQRLTQGSQ from the exons ATGAGGGGTCCTTTGGGTGCAGTCATAGGAAGATACTCATCAAGTGATGGAACCACCCCAGTTGGTGGGATCATAAGGCACAACAGAAAATGCAGCGACATTGCTGTTCTTGTTATCTTAATAGCATTCTGGATTTCCATGATTGTAAACTCTAGCTTTGGTTTCAACCAAGGGAACCCTTTGAG GCTTACTTATGGGCTGGATTATAAAGGAAATGTGTGTGGGGACAAGCATGCAGGGCTTCACGAAGTTGAGCTATTGTACTGGCTAAATCCTAATCAGGTATATCAAAGTGGATTGAAGGATAGCAAGCTAAAACTGGTCGACGCTCGCAGCATATGCTTGTTGGACTGCCCTGTACCTTCTGAAGATTCACTTAATTGGGTGTGTGATTATCCCGAAGGAGACATTCGTCTTAGTATGGATGATTGGATTGATAGCAACTATAATTATTATGAGTACCTTACACCGGAAATGAGAAACTCCTCTCTTCAACTTCAGGGCCCTTGTTATCCTGTCATATTTCCTAGTGTAAATG TTTACTGGACTTGCCAATTCATTGCTCGTGCATCAAATGTGTCATTAAACCATTGGCAGCAGATGGGTGGAGTTAGCATCAATGAAGACATTGTTATTGATAAGTCTATTCACAAGTATATCAACTCTCGGTCAGCCGTCTTAAAG AGATACATGGCTGACATAGGAAAGTCATGGCCTGTGCTGATTGTTTGTGGGGGGATTATACCTCTGTTTCTATCCGTGATTTGGCTGCTGATGATTCGGTATTTTGTCACTGCAATGCCTTGGGTGACAGTGGTTTTCTTTAATCTCCTAATGGTATCAGTCACAATGTTCTACTACCTGAAAG TTGGATGGATAGGAAATAATGCTATTTCCCCCATCATTGGCGAGCACGATCCTTACATTCATGTATCTGGGAGG GAGCTGACTCATCTACGCATTGGCACTATAATGATGACATTTATAACAATTGTTGCAATTCTGACATCAATTGCTATTGTCCGACGCATCCTTATAGGAACTTCTGTTCTTAAG GTTGCTGCAAAAGTGATAGGAGAAGTTCGAGCACTCATCACTTTTCCGGTCATACCGTATTGTATTCTTGCAGTGTTCTACATGTTCTGGATTTCTGCTGCTCTCCATTTGTTCAGCTCTGGTCAGGTTGTTCAAAACAACTGCAATTCTAATTGCTGTGCATATGATCTCCTTGAGAAAAAGGTGAACTGTGATCGTTGTTGCGGATATAGCATTCATTACACACCACATATAGGAATCGCCATCCTTTTTCATCTATTTGGGTGTTACTGGGCCACACAATTCTTCATAGCATGCTCATCAACAGTGATTGCTGGATCTGTTGCTTCTTATTATTGGGCACGTGGTGAAAATTCT CAAGAAATCCCTCTTCTGTCAGTCATTTCCTCCATGAAGAGGCTTATGCGTTACAATCTGGGTTCTGTGGCTCTTGGCTCTCTGACTGTATCATTTGTAGAGTCGATCCGACTTTTGCTTGAATCCATGCGTCGCAAACTAAAAGTCTCCAGTTATGAGCCCGATAACTGGATTGGCAAGGCTGCATACCGTACTTCTCAATTTTTTCTAAGGTGTATTGGATGGATCATCAAATCAGTGAATCGAAATGCATACATAATT ATTGCTATAACAGGTGAAAGTTTCTTCAGATCTTCTGCTATTGCAACAGAATTGATTATGAATAACATCCTGCGGATCGGACGTGTCAATGTGATTGGAGATGTTATTTTGTTCCTTGGAAAACTATGTGTTAGTCTCTCAAGTGCTGTTTTTGCATTCCTTATGTTGGATACACACAAGTATAGAGCTGCACATAACAAGATCACATCCCCACTCTTGCCTGTTCTG GTTTGCTGGATTATTGGGTACATTGTCGCAACGCTTTTCTTTGGAGTCGTTGAGATGTCAATTGATACCATCATTCTCTCTTACTGTCAGGATTCAGAAGAGAATGGAACAGCACAGTATGCTCCACCCCTTCTCATGGAAACTCTCAACAATAACCAAAATGAGACGCAAAGGCTTACACAAGGATCCCAATGA